One part of the Thermanaeromonas sp. C210 genome encodes these proteins:
- the tyrS gene encoding tyrosine--tRNA ligase → MISLEPEVSRQLAVLRRGAAEIVPEEELAHKIRRSLASGRPLRVKLGLDPTAPDIHLGHTVVLHKLRQFQELGHHVIIIIGDFTGRIGDPTGKSETRRQLSEEEVLANAETYKQQIFKILDPAKTEIAFNSTWLKKLTFAEVIELAAKITVARMLERDDFAKRYREGRPISVHEFFYPLMQGYDSVALQADVELGGTDQKFNLLMGRHLQREYGQEPQVALMMPILVGLDGVQKMSKSLGNYIGINEPPAEMYGKVMSLPDELMLTYFELVTPLSLEEVEAVRRGLAAGELHPRDAKMYLAREIVKFYHGQEAAYEAEAEFRRVFQEKDMPSDMPEMVVAEDSVWLPRLLVRAGLASSTSEARRLIVQGAVKVGGSRVTDPEAEIAITPGMVLQAGKRKFVRLRRQD, encoded by the coding sequence ATGATATCTTTGGAGCCGGAGGTATCGAGGCAGCTAGCCGTTCTTCGCCGCGGAGCGGCCGAGATCGTTCCCGAAGAAGAACTGGCCCACAAGATCCGCCGCTCCCTAGCTTCGGGTCGACCTTTAAGGGTGAAGCTGGGGTTGGATCCCACAGCTCCCGATATACATTTGGGTCACACCGTGGTTTTGCACAAACTCCGCCAGTTTCAAGAACTCGGCCACCACGTTATCATAATCATTGGCGATTTCACCGGCCGCATCGGCGATCCCACCGGGAAGTCGGAAACCCGGCGGCAGCTCAGCGAGGAAGAAGTCCTGGCCAACGCCGAAACTTACAAGCAGCAGATTTTTAAAATCCTGGATCCCGCTAAGACGGAGATTGCCTTTAACAGCACGTGGCTGAAAAAGCTCACCTTTGCCGAAGTCATCGAGCTGGCGGCTAAGATCACCGTGGCCCGCATGTTGGAGAGGGATGATTTTGCCAAGCGTTACCGGGAAGGACGCCCCATTAGCGTCCACGAGTTTTTTTATCCCTTAATGCAGGGCTATGATTCCGTGGCGCTGCAGGCCGACGTGGAGCTGGGAGGAACCGACCAGAAGTTCAACCTCCTTATGGGTCGGCATCTGCAGAGGGAATACGGCCAGGAACCCCAGGTAGCCCTTATGATGCCTATCCTGGTAGGCCTGGACGGCGTGCAAAAGATGAGCAAGAGCCTGGGGAACTACATCGGCATCAATGAGCCGCCTGCGGAGATGTACGGCAAGGTCATGTCCCTGCCCGATGAGCTTATGCTTACTTACTTTGAATTGGTAACTCCCCTTTCCCTGGAGGAGGTGGAAGCCGTCCGGCGGGGGCTGGCGGCGGGCGAGCTCCATCCCCGGGATGCCAAGATGTACCTGGCCCGGGAAATCGTGAAGTTTTACCACGGCCAGGAAGCTGCTTATGAGGCGGAAGCCGAGTTCCGCAGGGTTTTCCAGGAAAAGGATATGCCTTCGGACATGCCGGAGATGGTTGTGGCCGAAGACTCCGTGTGGCTTCCGAGGCTCCTGGTGCGGGCGGGCCTGGCGTCCAGCACCAGCGAAGCCCGCCGCCTGATCGTGCAAGGGGCCGTAAAGGTAGGGGGGAGCCGGGTAACGGATCCTGAAGCCGAGATCGCCATTACCCCCGGCATGGTCCTTCAAGCGGGCAAGCGAAAATTTGTCCGCCTCCGGCGCCAGGATTAA
- a CDS encoding transglycosylase domain-containing protein encodes MPADKKKTRRRLNLKRLLLLLAAVVVLAGIGSGIGLAFDVLRGLPSWDPNNLRMDLTTSLYDKDNNLFATLHGEQNRLHASLEEIPKYLQDAVIAIEDVRFYQHHGIDLRSIARAAVTNLLHRQIREGGSTITQQLAKNAFIEDWERTFRRKIQEAILALQIERVYTKEEILEHYLNIVYLGPGIYGVKAAAEAYFGKDVQDLTLAESALIAGIIQSPARYSPLIKNNEKAAKERQATVLANMVKYGFISQAEADQALQQELVFNSKPPTSTPKYPYFVDAVIEEASRLLEENGISAGELFRGGLHVYTTLDPKVQAKMEEVYANPANFPKSPSERLVESAMVVLDPHTGEIRGLVGGRQYTARRGLNRATQAERQPGSTIKPLVVYAPALERGFTPASVIDDVPTTFPGSPKPFTPRNYDGRYRGLISMREALRWSVNVAAVKMLHTIGVDTGWEYGRKLGLPLQEGDRNLSLALGGITSGVTPLQMAAAYGVFANGGVYVAPHTVTRITDRHGRDLVVNTPQQQVIMSEQMAYLMTDMLQTVVKSGTGQRAQIGRPVAGKTGTTSLPDLPAFRGVSGEKDAWFVGYTPELVAAVWMGYDQTDPQHYLRGVAGGSYPALIWRQVMQEALKGVPVQNFPRPSGIVYADVDAKSGLLPSDLTPKEFIVKEIFTADTVPKKVSDVWVQLEVCATTGQLASPHCPQLTTGVFLRRPVPYTGSVQPEDAYLEAPKEVCTLHSSGEARTVLICTDPRHGGKPVLANVPGPGQQGGCPSEYVQSKEFAPGTAPTEHCNLPEHQLGEGSSGEPAPPPAPELQVQVDVELSSGRPEVKLSWHTGGEGEYLYSVERRENGSRKNLTITRDTTYVDTGVKPGRTYTYRVLAVDPATQISTPSNEVTVNVPAGPNRKKAPET; translated from the coding sequence ATGCCAGCAGATAAAAAGAAAACCCGCCGGAGACTCAACCTAAAGCGGCTCCTGCTGCTCCTGGCGGCCGTTGTAGTTCTGGCGGGTATCGGGTCAGGTATAGGATTGGCCTTCGACGTTCTGCGAGGCCTTCCTTCCTGGGACCCCAACAACCTGCGCATGGATTTGACCACTTCTCTCTACGATAAAGACAACAATCTTTTCGCCACCCTTCACGGCGAACAGAACCGGCTTCATGCTTCCCTGGAAGAAATTCCTAAATATTTGCAGGATGCCGTTATAGCCATAGAGGACGTGCGTTTTTACCAGCACCACGGCATAGACCTGCGGAGCATCGCCCGGGCGGCCGTTACCAACCTGTTGCACCGGCAAATCCGGGAGGGCGGCAGCACCATTACCCAACAACTGGCCAAAAACGCCTTCATCGAAGATTGGGAACGGACCTTCCGTCGCAAGATTCAGGAAGCCATCCTGGCCCTGCAGATAGAGCGCGTCTATACCAAGGAGGAAATCCTGGAGCACTACTTGAACATCGTCTACCTGGGGCCGGGAATCTACGGTGTTAAGGCCGCGGCCGAAGCTTACTTCGGCAAGGATGTACAGGACCTAACTTTGGCCGAGAGCGCCCTTATAGCAGGGATAATTCAAAGCCCGGCCCGCTATTCACCCTTGATCAAGAACAATGAAAAAGCGGCCAAAGAGCGCCAGGCCACCGTACTGGCCAATATGGTTAAATACGGATTCATCAGCCAGGCCGAAGCCGACCAGGCTCTACAGCAAGAACTGGTCTTCAACAGCAAGCCGCCGACGAGCACCCCTAAGTATCCTTATTTTGTGGATGCCGTCATCGAGGAAGCCAGTCGCCTCCTGGAGGAAAACGGCATCAGCGCGGGAGAGCTCTTCCGCGGCGGCCTCCATGTTTATACCACCCTGGATCCCAAGGTCCAGGCTAAGATGGAGGAAGTATACGCCAACCCAGCCAATTTCCCCAAGAGCCCTTCCGAGCGCCTGGTGGAGAGCGCCATGGTAGTTTTGGACCCCCATACCGGCGAGATCAGGGGGCTGGTAGGAGGCCGGCAGTACACCGCCCGTCGTGGCCTCAACCGGGCCACCCAGGCCGAGCGCCAGCCGGGATCTACCATTAAGCCCCTAGTAGTCTATGCCCCGGCCCTGGAACGGGGCTTTACCCCGGCTTCGGTCATCGACGACGTTCCCACGACCTTTCCCGGCTCGCCCAAACCCTTTACTCCGCGCAATTACGACGGCCGCTACCGGGGCCTGATCAGCATGCGGGAAGCCCTGCGCTGGTCGGTCAACGTTGCCGCCGTCAAAATGCTCCACACCATAGGCGTGGATACGGGCTGGGAGTACGGCCGCAAGCTGGGGCTGCCCCTGCAGGAGGGCGATCGTAATTTATCCCTCGCCCTAGGGGGAATTACTTCGGGGGTCACCCCCCTGCAGATGGCCGCGGCCTACGGAGTTTTTGCCAATGGAGGTGTCTACGTAGCTCCTCATACCGTCACTCGCATTACCGACCGGCACGGCCGCGATCTGGTGGTGAACACCCCCCAGCAGCAGGTAATTATGAGCGAGCAGATGGCCTATCTCATGACCGACATGTTGCAGACAGTAGTCAAATCCGGTACCGGCCAGCGTGCCCAGATCGGTCGACCGGTCGCGGGAAAGACGGGCACCACTTCTCTACCCGACTTGCCCGCTTTCAGGGGGGTGTCCGGGGAAAAGGATGCCTGGTTTGTGGGTTATACCCCCGAACTGGTAGCCGCCGTCTGGATGGGCTATGATCAGACGGATCCCCAGCACTACCTTCGGGGCGTAGCCGGCGGTAGTTATCCGGCCCTTATCTGGAGGCAGGTCATGCAGGAGGCCTTAAAGGGAGTGCCGGTCCAGAACTTTCCCCGACCTTCGGGCATTGTCTATGCCGACGTGGATGCCAAGTCCGGCCTCCTCCCCAGCGACTTAACGCCCAAAGAGTTTATCGTCAAAGAAATATTCACGGCCGATACCGTACCCAAAAAAGTGTCGGACGTATGGGTGCAGCTCGAGGTCTGCGCTACCACCGGCCAGCTGGCCTCCCCCCACTGCCCCCAGCTCACTACCGGCGTCTTCCTCCGGCGTCCCGTCCCCTACACCGGCTCGGTACAGCCGGAGGACGCCTATCTGGAGGCTCCCAAAGAAGTCTGCACCCTCCACAGTTCCGGCGAAGCTCGGACTGTGCTGATATGTACCGATCCCCGCCACGGGGGAAAACCCGTTTTGGCCAACGTCCCCGGTCCCGGCCAGCAGGGCGGGTGCCCATCCGAGTACGTGCAGAGCAAGGAGTTCGCCCCCGGCACCGCCCCTACCGAACACTGTAACCTGCCGGAACACCAGCTCGGGGAAGGCTCCTCCGGAGAGCCGGCCCCCCCGCCGGCCCCCGAATTACAGGTGCAGGTAGATGTAGAGCTGAGCTCCGGCCGTCCCGAGGTAAAACTGAGCTGGCATACCGGGGGAGAAGGGGAATACCTTTATTCCGTGGAGAGGCGGGAGAACGGCAGCCGCAAGAACTTGACCATCACCCGGGACACGACTTACGTGGATACCGGGGTTAAACCCGGGAGGACTTATACCTACCGGGTCTTAGCCGTCGATCCTGCCACCCAGATCAGTACTCCATCCAACGAAGTGACCGTAAATGTACCGGCGGGCCCGAACCGGAAAAAGGCGCCGGAAACCTAA
- a CDS encoding DUF3656 domain-containing U32 family peptidase, which produces MEGRVELMAPAGSEEALRAAVANGADAVYLGGRQFNARQYAENFTLEGIREAVAYAHERGVKIYVTVNTLLKEEELEPALRYLYALGESRVDGVIVQDLGLAWEAHRLLPDLPLIGSTQMTVTDAAGAKLLEKMGFKRVVLARELSLEDIGRIRQECALELEVFVHGALCYSYSGQCLLSSLVGGRSGNRGRCAQPCRLAYTLVDEGGREVEAASEHLLSTRDLCTLEMLPLLISSGVNAFKIEGRMRRPEYVAVVTRAYRRAIDRFLENPGKFAVDPEEARDIAQIFNRDFTTGYLLGDPGSELMSYGRPSNRGIFLGRILAREKGGLYRVKLEVPLKRGDGVEVWVRRGGHPGMVISEIRMDGRPVDEAPAGSVVFLALPPTARPGDRLFKTSDAELLRRVRRGYTSPREGRKIPVNMEVWAAPGEPLRLRVTDPQGRAGEAVAPVPSEPARKHPLTVETLRAQLDRLGNTPYELKQLKAHIQGKVMVPLSVINGVRREAVSGLAAARLASWPRPVPSREEFEKALEEGAIPEAGRRVRPAGTPAPGLPRLAVAVRDLEGARAAAEAGADRIYLGGDVWQGGEAPPPAEVARLGQELARRGIELLPALPRLWHEVEGGRVRRRLEKLLEVGIRQFLVANLGGLWLVKELGATGWGDYPLNVFNSSCVQTLSLLGLGGVTLSPELNLDEIKGIYPFLSLEVIVHGSLPLAVSAHCVLGARLGGKGPGKRCSAPCRRETFGLKDRLGLVFPITTDVNCRFYLYNPKTLDFLEHMGLLQGAGLSFVRLEVRNQGAPYIRRVTALYRQALFCLDKGDREALPALAGELRELVGEHVTRGHYFRGVS; this is translated from the coding sequence TTGGAAGGCCGGGTTGAACTCATGGCGCCGGCGGGCAGTGAAGAAGCCTTGAGGGCGGCAGTGGCCAACGGCGCCGATGCCGTGTACCTGGGCGGCAGGCAGTTTAATGCCCGCCAGTATGCGGAGAACTTTACCCTGGAAGGGATACGGGAAGCCGTGGCTTATGCCCACGAGCGCGGGGTTAAAATATACGTCACGGTAAACACCTTACTCAAGGAGGAGGAACTGGAACCGGCTCTGCGCTACCTCTACGCCCTGGGAGAAAGCCGGGTTGACGGGGTTATCGTTCAGGACTTGGGCCTGGCGTGGGAGGCCCACCGGCTTCTACCAGACCTCCCCCTCATCGGCAGCACCCAGATGACGGTTACCGATGCCGCAGGGGCCAAGCTTCTAGAGAAAATGGGATTTAAGCGGGTGGTCCTGGCCCGGGAGCTATCCCTAGAGGATATTGGCCGTATCCGGCAGGAGTGCGCGCTAGAGCTGGAGGTTTTCGTCCACGGCGCCCTCTGCTATTCCTACTCCGGTCAGTGTCTCTTGAGCAGCCTGGTGGGGGGCCGGAGCGGCAACCGGGGACGCTGCGCCCAGCCCTGCCGGCTGGCTTATACCCTGGTGGATGAGGGGGGACGGGAAGTGGAGGCGGCGTCCGAACACCTCCTCAGCACGAGGGACCTCTGCACCCTGGAAATGTTGCCCCTCCTTATTAGCTCGGGAGTCAACGCCTTTAAAATTGAAGGCCGTATGCGCCGCCCCGAATATGTGGCGGTGGTCACGCGGGCCTATCGGCGGGCCATCGACCGTTTTCTGGAGAATCCCGGGAAATTCGCCGTAGATCCGGAGGAAGCCCGGGATATCGCCCAGATCTTTAACCGGGATTTTACCACCGGCTATCTTCTGGGAGATCCCGGCTCCGAACTCATGAGTTACGGACGCCCCAGCAACCGGGGCATTTTCTTGGGGAGGATCCTGGCCCGAGAGAAGGGGGGATTATACCGCGTAAAGCTGGAGGTGCCCCTGAAGCGGGGGGACGGGGTGGAGGTCTGGGTGCGCCGCGGCGGGCACCCTGGCATGGTCATCTCCGAGATAAGAATGGACGGCCGGCCGGTGGATGAGGCGCCGGCGGGTTCCGTAGTTTTCCTGGCCCTGCCGCCGACAGCGCGCCCGGGGGACCGTCTTTTCAAGACTAGCGATGCCGAGCTACTCCGCCGGGTGCGCCGCGGTTACACCTCTCCGCGGGAGGGAAGGAAGATCCCGGTGAATATGGAGGTATGGGCGGCACCGGGTGAACCTTTGAGGCTCCGGGTGACGGACCCCCAGGGTCGGGCAGGTGAGGCGGTGGCCCCGGTGCCTTCGGAACCGGCCCGCAAGCACCCTTTGACAGTAGAAACTCTGCGGGCCCAGCTGGACCGCCTCGGAAACACGCCCTACGAGCTGAAACAATTAAAGGCCCATATCCAGGGGAAAGTTATGGTCCCGTTGAGCGTCATCAACGGTGTGCGGCGGGAAGCCGTGTCCGGCCTGGCCGCTGCCCGGCTGGCAAGCTGGCCGCGGCCGGTGCCCTCCCGGGAAGAGTTCGAAAAGGCCCTGGAGGAGGGGGCGATCCCCGAAGCCGGACGAAGGGTCCGGCCGGCCGGGACCCCCGCTCCCGGCCTTCCCCGCTTAGCCGTGGCGGTCCGGGACCTGGAGGGAGCCAGGGCCGCCGCCGAAGCCGGGGCCGACCGGATTTACTTAGGCGGTGATGTATGGCAGGGAGGGGAAGCTCCTCCTCCCGCAGAGGTGGCCCGGCTAGGGCAGGAGTTGGCACGCCGGGGTATAGAATTGCTTCCGGCCTTACCCCGCCTGTGGCATGAGGTAGAAGGGGGGCGGGTCCGCCGCCGGTTGGAAAAGCTCCTTGAGGTCGGTATCCGGCAATTCTTAGTGGCCAATTTGGGCGGCCTCTGGCTCGTGAAAGAATTGGGCGCAACGGGGTGGGGGGACTACCCCTTAAATGTGTTTAACAGTTCTTGCGTGCAGACCCTTAGCCTTCTCGGCCTGGGGGGGGTAACTCTTTCGCCGGAGTTAAACCTGGACGAGATAAAAGGGATCTATCCCTTCCTTTCCCTGGAAGTAATAGTTCATGGGTCCCTGCCCCTGGCCGTCTCCGCCCATTGCGTCCTGGGAGCCCGCCTGGGCGGAAAGGGACCCGGGAAAAGGTGTTCCGCTCCCTGCCGGCGAGAAACCTTTGGGTTGAAGGACCGCCTGGGCCTCGTCTTTCCCATAACGACCGACGTGAACTGCCGCTTCTACCTGTATAACCCCAAGACCCTCGACTTCCTGGAACACATGGGCCTTTTGCAGGGCGCCGGTCTTAGTTTTGTGCGCCTGGAGGTCCGCAACCAAGGGGCCCCGTATATACGCAGGGTGACCGCCCTCTATCGCCAGGCCCTGTTCTGCCTGGACAAGGGAGATAGGGAAGCCTTGCCGGCTCTGGCCGGGGAACTCAGGGAGCTGGTGGGCGAGCATGTCACCCGGGGACACTACTTCCGGGGAGTGTCCTAA
- a CDS encoding sigma 54-interacting transcriptional regulator: MSGIVKVITGKCRMCYACIRNCPVKAIKVVDGQAQVVPELCISCGHCVQVCAQKAKLVESEIEKVNSYLQNERVAACLAPSFVAEFHPAWPGQVISALRRMGFAEVHEVAFGAHLVTQEYLKYLEEMGDRQGLITTPCPAVVNLVEKFFPRLISQLVPIVSPAIALGRYLKKTRGPALKVVFIGPCVAKKAEIRDEEVAGAVDAVLTFAEFREMLRERGLEISAQEDGEFDSPPPHFGRLYPIGGGLLRSAGILPDILESRVLVVEGREECLEFLRAVNEGKMVPQVADMLFCKGCINGPAIENEYSSFRRRRIVAEFAHRGLEQVSDGGEEAMEELDLRREFRDRSVHLPRPSEADIRAIMAELGKMGPEDELNCGACGYPSCRDKAIAVYRGLAENEMCLPYLILQLQKSNLRLRQELKTVRGQFGQLVGKSTAMQEVYRLIEKVAPTDATVLIRGESGTGKELVARAIHYRSLRSEAPFVSINCAALPENLLESELFGHARGAFTGAVAAKKGLFEEAHEGTLFLDEIGDISLSLQAKLLRVLQEGEFIRIGETRPRRVDVRIIAATNRDLEGAIKEGSFRPELFYRLNVITLWLPPLRERRDDIPLLARHFLEQACQRLGKDIKGFTAEAMDALIRADWPGNVRELENVIERAVILCEGNRIELTDLPRDLRNRAANAAGWAYTQGMTFREAVEAYEVQLLIKALEESKWVQARAAEILGLKRSTLNEMLKRYRLLPKMAKRYSENRR; this comes from the coding sequence GTGTCGGGCATTGTGAAAGTAATCACTGGTAAATGCCGCATGTGTTACGCTTGTATACGCAACTGCCCGGTAAAGGCTATTAAAGTAGTGGACGGGCAGGCCCAGGTGGTGCCGGAGCTCTGCATATCCTGCGGCCACTGCGTACAGGTCTGTGCGCAAAAGGCTAAATTGGTAGAAAGTGAAATAGAAAAAGTCAATAGTTATTTGCAGAACGAAAGGGTGGCGGCCTGTCTGGCCCCTTCCTTTGTGGCCGAATTTCACCCGGCATGGCCCGGGCAGGTGATATCCGCCCTGCGCCGTATGGGTTTTGCCGAAGTCCACGAGGTTGCTTTCGGTGCTCACCTGGTTACCCAGGAGTACCTGAAGTATCTCGAGGAAATGGGGGACCGGCAGGGCCTCATTACCACTCCCTGTCCCGCGGTAGTTAACCTGGTGGAGAAGTTTTTCCCCCGCTTGATTTCCCAACTGGTCCCCATAGTCTCCCCGGCCATCGCCCTGGGCAGGTATTTAAAAAAGACCCGAGGTCCGGCCTTGAAGGTGGTGTTCATCGGGCCCTGTGTAGCCAAGAAAGCCGAAATTCGGGACGAGGAAGTAGCCGGGGCCGTAGACGCCGTCCTTACCTTTGCGGAATTCCGGGAGATGTTGCGGGAAAGGGGATTAGAAATATCGGCTCAGGAGGACGGTGAATTCGACAGTCCTCCTCCCCACTTTGGCCGGCTGTATCCCATAGGGGGCGGCCTGCTGCGCAGCGCCGGGATCCTGCCGGACATCCTGGAAAGCCGGGTACTGGTGGTGGAAGGACGGGAGGAATGCCTGGAATTCCTGCGGGCCGTTAACGAAGGGAAAATGGTACCCCAGGTAGCCGACATGCTCTTCTGTAAGGGCTGTATCAACGGGCCTGCGATAGAAAACGAGTATTCTTCCTTCCGTCGCCGGCGCATCGTGGCGGAATTTGCCCACAGGGGCTTGGAGCAGGTGTCTGACGGCGGAGAAGAGGCCATGGAGGAGCTTGATCTCCGCAGGGAGTTCCGGGATCGGAGCGTACACTTACCGCGACCGAGCGAAGCAGACATTCGCGCCATAATGGCCGAACTGGGGAAGATGGGACCGGAGGACGAACTGAACTGCGGAGCGTGCGGTTACCCTTCTTGCCGGGATAAGGCCATTGCCGTATATCGAGGTCTGGCGGAAAACGAAATGTGCCTTCCCTATCTTATCTTGCAATTACAAAAGAGCAATTTGCGGCTGCGCCAGGAACTAAAGACGGTTCGCGGCCAGTTCGGCCAGTTGGTAGGCAAGAGCACGGCCATGCAGGAAGTTTATCGCCTGATTGAAAAGGTGGCTCCCACCGATGCCACCGTTCTCATCCGGGGAGAGAGTGGCACCGGGAAGGAGTTGGTGGCCCGGGCCATCCACTACCGCAGCCTGCGCAGCGAGGCCCCCTTTGTGAGTATCAATTGCGCCGCTCTGCCGGAAAATCTGCTGGAAAGCGAGCTCTTCGGCCATGCCCGGGGTGCCTTTACCGGTGCCGTAGCCGCTAAGAAGGGCCTGTTTGAAGAGGCCCACGAAGGGACGCTGTTTCTGGACGAGATTGGAGATATAAGCCTATCCCTCCAGGCCAAGCTCCTTCGTGTCCTCCAAGAGGGAGAGTTTATCCGCATAGGGGAAACGAGGCCGCGGCGGGTGGACGTACGGATTATTGCGGCTACTAACCGGGATCTGGAAGGGGCCATTAAAGAGGGGAGTTTCCGCCCGGAGTTGTTCTACCGTTTGAATGTGATTACCCTTTGGCTGCCTCCCTTACGGGAACGGAGGGACGATATTCCGCTCCTGGCGCGCCATTTCTTGGAACAGGCCTGCCAGCGGCTGGGCAAGGATATAAAAGGCTTCACCGCGGAAGCCATGGACGCCCTGATCCGGGCCGACTGGCCGGGCAACGTCCGGGAACTGGAGAATGTCATCGAGCGGGCCGTCATATTATGTGAAGGCAATCGCATAGAGCTGACCGACCTGCCCCGGGACCTGCGCAACAGGGCGGCTAATGCAGCGGGGTGGGCCTATACCCAGGGAATGACCTTTAGAGAAGCGGTGGAGGCCTACGAAGTCCAACTCCTCATCAAGGCCCTGGAAGAGAGCAAATGGGTGCAGGCCCGGGCGGCCGAAATTTTAGGATTGAAGCGCAGCACCCTCAATGAGATGCTTAAGAGGTACCGCCTATTGCCCAAAATGGCCAAGAGGTATTCGGAAAACCGGAGATAG
- a CDS encoding endonuclease MutS2, with product MEEKTWEVLELEKILQRLQDCCSSPLGKELALHLRPTTDIQEVQRRQAETGEACDFLRLYPDCLPGVTRDIRPWVERAAAGATLKGEELLAVAGTLNAGRRFRKAVLQAEGPFPLLKGLAARVGDFRRLEEEIAKAVGEDGEVKDEATPRLFQLRRRIRSVQEEIKARLDSYLRSPEMQKYLQDNIYTVRGNRYVLPVKQEYRHQVPGLIHDQSASGATLFIEPMALVELNNELRRLLAAEEQEVEAVLAGLSRMVGEAEEPLLETLEALGRLDFILAKGILSQRMEGVPPAINNSGRWRIQDGRHPLLSGEVVPVTLYLGEDFDILVITGPNTGGKTVTLKTIGLFTLMAQCGLHLPARQAEISGSSLVFADIGDEQSIEQSLSTFSSHMSHIVSLLHRVEPGSLVLLDEIGAGTDPTEGAALAVAILDYLASLGAKVVATTHYSELKVYAYTTPRVENAAVEFDSRTLRPTFRLLIGTPGESNAFIIARRLGLPEEVVERAKGFLSEEQKQVGQMIRSLAEDRRASEQALREAEAIRREARQLQQQKERELEEAGRRAAEMVERAREEARSIVRRARTEVRELMKRLQQALAEEERQEKIKALHLARQQLASLSKEVEDKSEAYGAIPGGAPVSAAPGEEVWVVPLRQRGVILGRPGGEGEVTVQVGNLKVNLKVNELRSLQQGAREKKLSGGWKVLSAPAAGAVKPKIDLRGLTADEACLQADKYLDEVYLAGLKVVSLIHGKGTGALRTALHAYLRSHPLVKGFRFGGAGEGGSGVTIVELK from the coding sequence ATGGAAGAGAAGACATGGGAAGTATTGGAACTAGAGAAAATCCTCCAGCGGCTGCAAGACTGCTGTAGCTCCCCCCTGGGCAAGGAACTGGCCTTGCATCTCCGGCCTACCACCGATATCCAAGAAGTTCAAAGGAGGCAGGCAGAAACGGGGGAAGCCTGTGATTTCTTGCGCCTCTACCCCGACTGCCTGCCCGGCGTCACCCGTGATATCCGGCCCTGGGTGGAGCGGGCGGCTGCCGGGGCCACCCTCAAGGGAGAAGAGCTCCTGGCCGTGGCGGGCACCTTAAATGCCGGCAGGCGCTTTAGAAAGGCCGTCCTGCAGGCGGAAGGCCCCTTTCCCCTCCTGAAAGGCCTGGCTGCCCGGGTGGGGGATTTCCGCCGCTTGGAGGAAGAGATCGCCAAAGCCGTCGGCGAGGACGGCGAGGTTAAGGACGAGGCCACGCCCCGTCTCTTCCAGCTCCGGCGGCGTATAAGGTCCGTGCAGGAGGAGATAAAGGCACGCCTGGACTCCTATTTACGTTCTCCGGAGATGCAGAAATACCTTCAGGACAACATATACACGGTGCGCGGTAATCGGTACGTCCTTCCAGTCAAGCAAGAGTACCGCCATCAGGTGCCCGGCCTGATCCACGACCAGTCGGCCAGCGGGGCCACCCTTTTTATCGAGCCCATGGCCCTGGTGGAACTTAATAACGAGCTGCGTCGGTTGCTGGCCGCCGAAGAGCAAGAGGTGGAAGCTGTTCTGGCCGGATTGTCCCGCATGGTAGGAGAAGCCGAAGAGCCACTGCTGGAGACCCTGGAGGCCCTGGGACGCCTTGATTTTATCCTGGCCAAGGGCATTTTAAGCCAAAGGATGGAAGGGGTCCCGCCGGCTATAAACAATTCGGGGCGCTGGCGGATACAGGACGGACGTCACCCGCTGCTGTCGGGAGAAGTGGTTCCCGTTACCCTGTACCTGGGGGAGGATTTTGACATCCTGGTCATAACAGGGCCCAATACCGGCGGCAAGACGGTTACCCTCAAGACCATCGGGCTCTTTACCCTCATGGCCCAGTGCGGCCTGCACTTGCCGGCGCGGCAAGCGGAGATATCAGGAAGCTCCCTTGTGTTTGCCGACATCGGGGACGAGCAGAGTATCGAGCAGTCCTTGAGCACCTTTTCTTCTCATATGAGCCATATTGTATCCCTCTTGCACCGGGTGGAGCCCGGCAGCCTGGTCCTGCTGGATGAGATCGGGGCCGGTACGGACCCCACGGAAGGGGCCGCCCTGGCGGTGGCCATCCTCGACTACCTGGCCAGCCTCGGCGCCAAGGTAGTGGCTACTACCCATTACAGCGAATTAAAGGTCTATGCCTATACCACTCCCCGGGTGGAGAACGCCGCCGTGGAATTCGACAGCCGGACCCTAAGGCCCACTTTCCGCCTGCTCATAGGTACCCCAGGGGAAAGCAACGCCTTTATCATCGCCCGCCGGCTGGGCTTGCCAGAGGAAGTGGTGGAGAGGGCCAAGGGATTCCTTTCCGAAGAACAGAAACAGGTGGGCCAGATGATCCGCAGCCTGGCGGAAGACCGGCGGGCCAGTGAGCAGGCCCTCCGGGAGGCCGAAGCAATAAGGCGGGAGGCCAGGCAACTGCAGCAGCAGAAGGAAAGGGAGCTGGAAGAAGCTGGCCGGCGGGCGGCCGAGATGGTGGAAAGGGCCCGGGAGGAAGCCAGGAGCATAGTGCGCCGGGCCAGGACGGAAGTGAGGGAATTAATGAAAAGGCTGCAACAGGCCCTGGCTGAGGAGGAGCGACAGGAGAAGATTAAAGCCCTCCATTTGGCCCGCCAGCAGCTGGCCAGCCTGAGCAAAGAAGTAGAGGATAAGAGCGAGGCGTACGGGGCAATCCCCGGCGGCGCTCCGGTATCGGCGGCCCCCGGGGAGGAGGTATGGGTTGTGCCTTTGAGGCAGAGGGGTGTTATCCTTGGCCGGCCGGGGGGCGAGGGTGAGGTGACCGTACAGGTGGGGAACTTAAAGGTCAACCTCAAGGTAAATGAACTCCGCTCCCTCCAGCAGGGGGCAAGGGAAAAAAAGCTCTCGGGCGGGTGGAAGGTGCTTTCTGCGCCGGCGGCGGGCGCCGTGAAGCCGAAGATCGATTTGCGGGGCCTCACGGCCGACGAGGCCTGCCTGCAGGCCGACAAATACCTGGATGAGGTCTACCTGGCCGGCCTTAAGGTGGTAAGCCTCATCCACGGCAAAGGAACGGGTGCCTTGCGAACGGCCCTACACGCTTACCTCCGTTCCCATCCCCTGGTAAAGGGCTTCCGGTTCGGCGGCGCCGGAGAGGGAGGGAGCGGGGTAACCATCGTAGAACTAAAGTAG